The following are encoded in a window of Pseudoalteromonas sp. MM1 genomic DNA:
- a CDS encoding TonB-dependent hemoglobin/transferrin/lactoferrin family receptor produces the protein MNPSAFKFTAIATLLLGSGTAIAENIIDDHIVVSGSRFEQKLKDVTGSVTVITEQDIERQLAVDLQTMFKYDPSIATTGSGAGAQTLTVRGVGGNRVVFIKDGRRTNDGYAGGGGYLVGRNYFDVAGVKQVEVAKGAASSLYGSDALGGIVVITTKDPSDYLKDNSSFVKMALGYQGKSNQVAADITAAKDLGDFAVSAVYSHRDSEEVQNYDENLPGYDAKSDALLVKFEQQLDEKRTVKYTLDYFNQTTEQVITPTVQETEEDDTNWSLALDYHSEVATAAFDKWHGQVSYSSYEQQSDQISGASTYTDYNDYRFEQNILGLKAVFNKGLKGETTDHEVVYGIDIDLYDTTRPRFKTRVLADGTVDFTDQKQKAFPGADTSLIGAYVQDSISFKNSAWSVIAGVRYDYYTLEAKNDELYLDAQLDDITESAFSPKLGVIYQVDDNLSWYGQYVRGFKIPPHDQAYQSHGVEPFYQILPNADLDPESSDSFELGLRYASSDISVNLSAFYAAYDDFIETAVVGVEPTYIPGVNKTLFQYQNIRETQISGVEAGIAMYVAENILLEANVAYVDGENKETDQPLTSISPLNGSVLLSTELGNVNWTAAWRLAKSQSDVVLDTNGDKTTQGHGYGVVDLYANYEWQAWQLNVGVLNLLDKEYIPFELIAGQSSSADFSQYTQPGRNFSAKISYEF, from the coding sequence ATGAATCCCTCTGCATTTAAATTTACTGCTATAGCAACCTTATTACTTGGCTCGGGTACGGCCATTGCCGAAAACATAATTGACGATCATATTGTTGTAAGTGGCTCGCGCTTTGAACAAAAGCTTAAAGATGTAACAGGCTCAGTAACGGTTATTACCGAGCAAGACATAGAGCGCCAGCTAGCAGTAGATTTACAAACCATGTTTAAATACGATCCTAGCATTGCAACCACAGGCAGTGGCGCAGGCGCGCAAACACTTACCGTGCGTGGTGTTGGTGGTAACCGTGTTGTATTTATAAAAGATGGCCGACGCACTAACGATGGTTACGCAGGTGGAGGGGGTTATTTAGTTGGCCGCAATTACTTTGATGTTGCAGGCGTAAAACAAGTAGAAGTAGCCAAAGGTGCTGCATCGTCTTTGTATGGCTCTGATGCACTGGGTGGTATTGTGGTTATAACCACCAAAGATCCAAGCGATTATTTAAAAGATAACAGCAGCTTTGTAAAAATGGCACTTGGGTATCAAGGTAAAAGCAACCAAGTTGCCGCCGATATTACTGCTGCAAAAGATTTAGGCGACTTTGCTGTAAGCGCCGTTTATAGCCACCGCGACAGCGAAGAAGTACAAAATTATGATGAAAACTTACCCGGTTATGATGCGAAATCGGACGCTTTATTAGTTAAATTTGAGCAACAGCTTGATGAAAAACGCACAGTTAAATACACCCTCGATTACTTTAACCAAACAACTGAGCAAGTAATTACTCCCACCGTTCAAGAAACTGAGGAAGACGACACTAATTGGTCACTAGCGCTAGATTACCACTCAGAGGTAGCAACAGCGGCGTTTGATAAATGGCACGGGCAAGTGTCTTACAGTAGTTACGAGCAACAAAGCGACCAAATTAGTGGCGCAAGCACCTACACCGATTATAACGACTATCGTTTTGAGCAAAATATTTTAGGTTTAAAAGCGGTATTTAATAAAGGACTTAAAGGAGAAACCACCGATCACGAAGTGGTATATGGGATTGATATAGACTTATACGACACCACCCGCCCACGTTTTAAAACCCGTGTTTTAGCTGATGGCACGGTTGATTTTACAGACCAAAAACAAAAAGCATTCCCGGGGGCAGATACCTCTTTAATTGGTGCCTACGTACAAGACAGTATTTCGTTTAAAAACAGTGCGTGGTCGGTTATTGCTGGTGTGCGATATGATTACTACACCCTAGAAGCTAAAAATGATGAGCTTTACTTGGATGCGCAGCTTGATGATATTACCGAATCTGCTTTCTCACCTAAGCTAGGTGTTATATATCAAGTGGATGATAACTTATCGTGGTACGGGCAATACGTACGAGGCTTTAAAATACCACCACACGACCAAGCTTATCAAAGCCATGGCGTTGAGCCGTTTTATCAAATATTACCAAACGCCGATTTAGACCCAGAAAGCAGTGACTCATTTGAGCTTGGGTTAAGATACGCCAGCAGCGATATTAGCGTAAATTTAAGCGCTTTTTATGCAGCATACGATGACTTTATTGAAACCGCCGTAGTGGGTGTTGAGCCAACATATATTCCTGGCGTAAACAAAACCCTGTTTCAGTATCAAAATATTCGTGAGACCCAAATAAGCGGCGTGGAAGCCGGAATTGCCATGTATGTAGCCGAAAATATACTACTAGAGGCAAATGTGGCCTATGTTGATGGTGAAAATAAAGAAACCGATCAGCCACTTACCAGTATCAGCCCGCTAAACGGCTCGGTATTGTTAAGCACGGAGCTTGGCAATGTTAACTGGACCGCTGCGTGGCGTTTAGCTAAATCGCAATCGGACGTGGTACTTGATACAAACGGCGACAAAACCACCCAAGGGCATGGATACGGCGTTGTTGATTTATACGCAAACTACGAATGGCAAGCGTGGCAATTAAATGTAGGTGTACTTAATTTGCTTGATAAAGAATATATACCTTTTGAGCTAATTGCAGGGCAATCTTCAAGTGCTGACTTTAGCCAATACACCCAACCTGGGCGTAACTTTTCAGCCAAAATAAGCTATGAGTTTTAA
- a CDS encoding fused MFS/spermidine synthase gives MSIKTNALIYFLAFCSGFCIMGIELLGGRILAPYFGSSVHIWGSIITVFMLSLSFGYLLGGKLSTKNASLTKYGLIFLTASIMVVPIALFSQPIMEFIFTHIEDTRYGSLLASTALFFIPTVILGMISPYSVRLLVTDSEKSGQVAGILYFVSTLGSALGTIITSFYFVLAFDVNTIISAFASTLGLLGVLAIVINNIAGNKELAHA, from the coding sequence ATGAGCATAAAAACAAACGCATTAATTTACTTTTTAGCCTTTTGCAGTGGTTTTTGCATTATGGGTATTGAGCTTTTAGGTGGGCGTATATTAGCGCCTTATTTTGGCAGTAGTGTACATATTTGGGGCAGTATAATTACCGTATTTATGCTTAGCCTTTCATTTGGTTATTTACTTGGTGGTAAGCTCAGTACTAAAAATGCATCGCTTACTAAATATGGGCTAATATTTTTAACTGCCAGTATTATGGTGGTGCCTATAGCGCTTTTTTCGCAGCCAATAATGGAATTTATTTTTACCCACATTGAAGATACACGCTATGGTTCTTTGCTTGCCTCTACGGCTTTGTTTTTTATTCCTACCGTTATTTTAGGCATGATCTCGCCTTACTCGGTGCGTTTATTAGTTACTGATAGCGAAAAAAGCGGCCAAGTGGCGGGTATTTTATACTTTGTAAGCACGCTGGGCAGTGCTTTGGGCACTATTATTACCTCGTTTTACTTTGTACTGGCGTTTGATGTAAACACTATAATTAGCGCATTTGCGTCTACGCTTGGCTTACTTGGCGTACTGGCTATTGTTATTAATAATATTGCAGGTAATAAGGAGTTGGCCCATGCTTAA
- a CDS encoding transposase produces MAIARKRQISLADTKYYHCISRCVRHAYLCGEDSLTGKSYEHRRGWVEQKLFSLAKIFCIDICAYAVMSNHTHIVLYVDDKKANRLNDKAIVLRWHKLCKGTPLTQKFLQGEELSNTERYFLSQTIIQYRERLSSISWFMRVLNEHIARKANKEDKCTGRFWEGRFKSQALLDEAALAACMAYVDLNPIRAKVAKTPESSHFTSVQKRIQSAENAKQPKQLLKFAGKPRKFMPKGLPFELKYYLELVELTGRIIRNDKPGFIENTQLPLLERVNISPENWLKLTTDFTRVFHGAVGKPQSHVSYCEHLNKKRRVNYSNCKKLLA; encoded by the coding sequence ATGGCTATTGCAAGAAAACGCCAAATAAGTTTGGCCGATACAAAATATTATCACTGTATTTCGCGCTGTGTGCGCCATGCTTACTTATGCGGCGAAGACTCATTAACTGGCAAATCTTACGAACACCGAAGGGGCTGGGTAGAGCAAAAGCTATTTAGCCTCGCTAAAATATTTTGTATCGATATATGTGCTTATGCAGTTATGAGTAATCACACGCACATTGTGCTTTATGTTGATGATAAAAAAGCAAATAGATTGAATGATAAAGCCATAGTGTTGCGCTGGCATAAGCTATGTAAAGGTACACCACTAACGCAAAAATTTTTACAAGGTGAGGAGCTAAGCAATACTGAGCGCTATTTTTTAAGCCAAACTATTATTCAATACAGAGAAAGGTTATCTAGCATTAGCTGGTTTATGCGAGTTTTAAACGAACATATTGCTCGAAAAGCTAATAAAGAAGATAAATGCACTGGCCGATTTTGGGAAGGGCGCTTTAAATCACAAGCTCTTCTTGATGAGGCAGCCCTTGCAGCTTGTATGGCTTACGTTGATTTAAACCCAATAAGAGCAAAAGTAGCAAAAACTCCTGAAAGCTCGCACTTTACCAGTGTGCAAAAGCGAATTCAAAGTGCTGAAAATGCAAAGCAGCCCAAACAACTTTTAAAGTTTGCAGGTAAACCCCGTAAATTTATGCCAAAAGGTTTACCGTTCGAGCTTAAATATTACCTTGAATTAGTTGAACTCACAGGGCGAATTATTCGCAATGATAAACCAGGATTTATTGAAAACACCCAGCTCCCTTTATTAGAAAGAGTAAACATATCACCAGAGAATTGGTTAAAACTCACTACTGATTTTACCCGCGTATTTCACGGCGCTGTAGGTAAGCCGCAATCACATGTAAGTTACTGCGAACACTTAAATAAAAAGCGACGAGTAAATTATAGTAATTGTAAAAAGCTACTAGCCTAA
- a CDS encoding HugZ family protein, producing MREQALSDARTLVYKTNAGVMSTISNNLRGYPFGSVTPYMCDEQGRIYFFISDIAQHTKNLKHDSRMSLTVFDAADSGDQNEHGRVTLVGDGSIVPSEQAHTLLNNYIALYPEAASYRNAHDFQLWQLDVVRVRYIGGFGKIFWLEQNEWQNEAKNWDENQQQSMINHMNEDHQDAMSLILMQHYNVADNTPIMSGLLPTGFYIQSQKRNYFINFKTQCNSPLEVRKALVALTNQARNNLTKTEETV from the coding sequence ATGAGAGAACAAGCGTTAAGCGATGCACGTACCTTGGTTTACAAAACCAATGCTGGTGTTATGTCGACCATTTCTAATAATTTACGCGGCTACCCGTTTGGCTCAGTAACCCCCTATATGTGCGACGAACAAGGCCGTATATACTTTTTTATTAGCGATATAGCCCAGCACACTAAAAACTTAAAGCACGACTCCCGTATGAGCCTTACTGTATTTGACGCCGCCGACAGTGGCGATCAAAACGAGCACGGGCGAGTAACGCTTGTAGGCGATGGCTCTATTGTGCCAAGTGAGCAAGCACACACTTTACTTAATAACTATATTGCCCTATACCCCGAAGCCGCTAGCTATCGCAATGCGCACGACTTTCAGTTATGGCAATTAGACGTAGTGCGAGTGCGTTACATTGGCGGGTTTGGCAAAATATTTTGGCTTGAGCAAAACGAATGGCAAAACGAGGCAAAAAACTGGGACGAAAACCAGCAGCAAAGCATGATTAACCATATGAATGAAGATCACCAAGATGCTATGTCGCTCATATTAATGCAGCACTATAACGTTGCTGATAACACCCCAATAATGAGCGGCTTATTACCCACAGGCTTTTATATACAAAGCCAAAAGCGTAACTACTTTATTAATTTCAAAACACAGTGCAACAGCCCGCTAGAGGTTCGTAAAGCGCTGGTTGCATTAACTAATCAAGCACGTAACAACTTAACTAAAACAGAGGAAACAGTATGA
- a CDS encoding LysR family transcriptional regulator — protein MHLDDIEKVIHMAGSQNLHTTAKHFSITPGALSKTLKKVEANLATELFNRVGKTLVLNDKGKEFVKHSSDLVHNYQQLTSRFKSDNHKFNAVVAGPAMLLKSGLKKLLTPLSNLPCSVRINNVFEGEAISQVASGSAHIALVTREALNNSSHTNLVAVDVFNTGFSVAAHASHQLIQQGTLTLNKNQLLHAAFACPLFSPLCGLEQGIGSDGWQDHTAPRNIVFRCSDYSALIEVVQSGLALAYLPNFVIDDLGLTKLTVKGVNNHYTESIVMIYKPSKADGWLNKLMHSL, from the coding sequence ATGCATTTAGACGACATTGAAAAAGTAATTCATATGGCGGGTTCGCAAAATCTGCATACAACCGCTAAGCATTTTAGTATTACCCCTGGGGCGCTGTCTAAAACGCTAAAAAAGGTTGAGGCAAACTTAGCCACGGAGCTGTTTAACCGTGTAGGCAAAACCTTAGTACTTAATGATAAAGGCAAAGAGTTTGTTAAGCACAGTAGCGATTTAGTTCATAATTACCAGCAGCTTACTAGCCGTTTTAAAAGTGATAATCATAAATTTAATGCGGTTGTTGCAGGCCCTGCCATGTTACTTAAAAGTGGCCTTAAAAAGCTGCTTACTCCTCTTAGTAACCTGCCCTGCTCGGTGCGTATTAATAATGTTTTTGAAGGTGAAGCCATAAGCCAAGTTGCGTCGGGCTCGGCGCATATTGCGCTAGTTACTCGCGAGGCACTAAATAATAGCTCACATACTAATTTAGTGGCGGTTGATGTATTTAATACTGGGTTTAGTGTGGCTGCGCACGCTTCGCATCAGCTAATACAACAAGGTACATTAACGCTTAATAAAAACCAATTACTGCACGCGGCTTTTGCATGCCCTTTGTTTTCGCCGTTATGCGGCCTCGAGCAAGGCATTGGCTCCGACGGCTGGCAAGATCACACTGCCCCGCGCAATATTGTATTTAGATGTAGCGACTACAGTGCATTAATAGAAGTAGTACAAAGTGGTTTGGCGTTAGCGTATTTACCTAACTTTGTGATTGACGACTTAGGGCTTACAAAATTAACTGTAAAGGGGGTTAACAATCACTACACTGAAAGCATTGTAATGATATACAAACCTTCAAAGGCCGATGGTTGGCTGAATAAACTTATGCATTCTTTATAA
- a CDS encoding heme ABC transporter ATP-binding protein: MIAFNNLSVGFGNHNVLNTINGSAKQGQLVALLGENGAGKSTLLHTLAGMHAFTGSVLFNNKPLATHAKKSLATQRAVMMQANHVGFDFTVFELIAMGRYPYVESLKMQSEKVHKYAAIMDLSNYLTRRVSALSGGEQQRVHMARTLAQLNAFTQSAEPKLMLLDEPTSALDMRHQHALLSCVKAFVEQGNSAIIAIHDLNLASLYATDAILLHNKKVLQSGPINTVLTEQNLQQMYAMKLHVNPHPYNDAPMVFSQRQEFL; encoded by the coding sequence ATGATCGCGTTTAACAACCTAAGCGTTGGCTTTGGCAACCACAACGTTTTAAACACCATTAATGGCAGTGCTAAACAAGGCCAACTTGTCGCATTACTTGGTGAAAATGGCGCGGGTAAGTCTACTTTGCTACATACCTTAGCGGGTATGCACGCCTTTACAGGTAGTGTACTTTTTAATAATAAGCCGCTGGCCACTCACGCTAAAAAAAGCCTAGCTACACAGCGCGCAGTAATGATGCAAGCTAACCATGTAGGGTTTGATTTTACCGTATTTGAGCTTATTGCTATGGGCCGCTACCCGTATGTAGAGTCATTAAAAATGCAAAGCGAAAAAGTACATAAATACGCCGCTATTATGGATTTAAGTAATTACTTAACTCGCCGCGTAAGTGCGCTTTCGGGCGGCGAGCAACAACGTGTGCATATGGCGCGTACTTTGGCGCAACTAAACGCCTTTACACAATCGGCCGAGCCAAAACTCATGCTGCTCGACGAGCCTACATCCGCACTTGATATGCGCCATCAGCATGCTCTGCTCAGCTGCGTTAAAGCATTTGTAGAGCAAGGTAACAGCGCTATTATAGCAATACACGATCTAAATTTGGCCAGCCTGTATGCAACCGACGCTATTTTACTGCACAACAAAAAAGTGCTGCAAAGCGGGCCTATAAACACTGTACTAACTGAACAAAACTTACAACAAATGTACGCCATGAAACTGCACGTAAACCCTCACCCTTATAACGATGCACCCATGGTTTTTTCTCAACGTCAGGAGTTTTTATGA
- a CDS encoding hemin ABC transporter substrate-binding protein — MKYLFIVFALMAQPALAQERVISAGGTLTEIIYALGQQNNLVAVDQSSMYPQQATQLPQVGYYRDLAAEGVLSMRPTTLLALEGAGRSQALKQIEATGVKLIHYKKPTSVNELLALIKRLGDDLNAQQKAQSLIAQIKKSLPKKAKQQTHSALFLLSANERGLVAAGQETVPNLLFSYAGITNIGATHSGFKAINTEVLAVSQPDFLVAPAHVVHSLGGKQAFCEQPTLRLLKAAQTCNLLVMDSLLSLGMSPRIATAINTLSEYKANL, encoded by the coding sequence ATGAAATACCTATTTATAGTGTTTGCTTTAATGGCCCAACCTGCACTTGCGCAAGAACGCGTTATTAGCGCGGGCGGCACCCTTACTGAAATAATTTATGCGCTAGGCCAACAAAATAACCTTGTAGCGGTTGATCAATCTAGCATGTACCCGCAACAAGCTACGCAGTTACCGCAGGTGGGTTATTATCGCGATTTAGCAGCAGAAGGCGTACTTTCTATGCGCCCAACCACCTTATTAGCGCTTGAAGGCGCAGGACGAAGCCAAGCACTTAAGCAAATTGAGGCAACAGGGGTTAAGCTCATTCATTATAAAAAGCCTACTTCTGTTAACGAGCTACTTGCGCTAATTAAACGCCTGGGTGACGATTTAAACGCCCAGCAAAAAGCACAGTCACTTATTGCTCAAATTAAAAAATCGCTGCCCAAAAAGGCAAAACAGCAAACGCACAGCGCGCTATTTTTACTCTCAGCTAATGAGCGCGGGCTTGTTGCCGCCGGGCAAGAAACCGTGCCTAATTTATTATTTAGCTACGCAGGCATTACTAATATAGGCGCTACGCATTCAGGCTTTAAAGCAATTAACACTGAGGTGCTGGCTGTAAGTCAGCCCGATTTTTTAGTAGCCCCAGCCCATGTTGTACACAGCCTTGGCGGTAAGCAGGCTTTTTGCGAACAGCCTACACTACGTTTATTAAAAGCGGCGCAAACCTGTAACTTACTTGTAATGGATAGCCTACTTTCGCTTGGCATGTCGCCGCGTATCGCCACAGCAATTAATACGCTTAGCGAGTATAAAGCTAACTTATGA
- a CDS encoding iron ABC transporter permease: MNTLTLSRFRPVTLSPAHKWMLLASMCVFALALLSIGYGPAGWDWRLTIAWLAPERFSQFDALQINVVMQIRLPRFMLAVLVGLVLAQTGASTQALCRNPLADPSIIGISAGAAMVAVAFIALSAQFNFNAQLYLPYAAFLGALGVTSLVYFIAKQQGQINITTLILVGVAINALAFAVIGLLSFFADDSALRLINYWTMGSLGGASWGTIIQALPLLLISLIGLWRLKEPMNLLLIGESQAQYLGVDTSKLKLYVIILVALGVGAVVALTGLIGFVGLVVPHIARLMVGPHLRNMLPLCMLIGVVVLLLSDWLARLVVMPAELPIGIITAILGAPLFIYLIVKNKRAWS; encoded by the coding sequence ATGAACACCCTAACATTGAGCCGTTTTAGGCCTGTAACCCTTAGCCCAGCCCATAAATGGATGCTTTTAGCCTCTATGTGCGTTTTTGCTTTGGCGCTACTTAGCATTGGGTATGGGCCTGCCGGGTGGGATTGGCGTTTAACCATTGCGTGGCTTGCGCCCGAGCGCTTTAGTCAGTTTGATGCACTGCAAATTAATGTAGTAATGCAAATTCGTTTGCCACGCTTTATGCTTGCTGTGCTTGTCGGGTTGGTACTTGCCCAAACGGGCGCTTCAACGCAAGCGCTGTGTCGCAACCCATTGGCCGACCCATCCATTATTGGCATTAGTGCGGGTGCGGCCATGGTTGCAGTAGCATTTATTGCCCTTAGCGCTCAGTTTAATTTTAACGCTCAGTTGTATTTACCTTATGCCGCGTTTTTAGGGGCGCTTGGGGTAACCTCGCTGGTATATTTTATTGCCAAGCAGCAGGGGCAAATAAACATCACCACACTTATATTGGTGGGGGTTGCCATTAACGCATTAGCATTTGCTGTTATTGGGCTACTGAGTTTTTTTGCCGACGACAGCGCACTACGATTAATAAATTACTGGACCATGGGCTCATTAGGCGGAGCAAGCTGGGGCACTATTATTCAAGCTTTACCGTTACTGCTTATTAGCCTTATTGGCCTGTGGCGGTTAAAAGAGCCCATGAACTTGCTCCTTATTGGCGAATCACAAGCTCAGTACCTAGGAGTAGACACCAGCAAACTCAAACTATATGTAATTATACTTGTTGCATTAGGCGTGGGTGCGGTTGTGGCGCTTACTGGTTTAATAGGGTTTGTTGGTTTAGTAGTCCCGCATATTGCCCGCTTAATGGTGGGGCCGCATTTACGTAACATGCTGCCACTTTGCATGTTAATTGGCGTAGTAGTATTGCTACTTTCTGACTGGTTAGCCCGCTTAGTAGTTATGCCCGCAGAGCTACCTATTGGCATTATAACCGCGATTTTAGGTGCGCCATTGTTTATTTATTTAATCGTTAAAAATAAGCGAGCTTGGTCATGA
- a CDS encoding TonB-dependent siderophore receptor encodes MKYSLIYLACLGMSVQTLAQEQTDEIEKISVTYKQAYRGDIPQKQMPQSIVSVSSAALDQKGITELQDALDFSASISRKNNSGALWDSFSIRGLSGNENMPSGYLINGFSGGRGFSGPRDVSNIDYIEVLKGPGSALYGRSEPGGTVNIVTKKPQFDSQGELKLSLGSDSFNRIEGDYTNDISDTTAFRINGAWQDSDSYRDEVYTNKKVITPSVYHQINASTSVTYEFEYVDLAQLFDRGVVVLNNDFDTVPSSRYLGNPNDGDTQVYSRGHQITLNHDINDDWSLVAGANYRSSTLTGFSSDAELSPSRQSLFDDGRTLTRQQRYRDYEVEDLSVKFELSGSVDTAGITHHLLIGADAYKYDLRTALSRYRGGNGTYTVDIFEPNYDVERPEVSLLYENDEEQNAYGIYVQDQMDITDKFKLLVGLRFDSVDQDILETNSGVFSTSSQSQISPRVGLVYELNNALTLYSSYSEGFLPLSGTDASGDPFGFEYSDSFEVGAKFEYLGVNGTVAFFDASKSNMLVADPVNVGFSAPIGKADSKGFELDLNTYITDATAFNLSYAYIDATTANDIINADWGVPIEKGSPLVNVPKNNLNLTLSHQTALMGKELEFGASYQYTSSRLGDAADLSFRLPSYQLVGVFGQVNLTEQTELNVSVNNIFDEDYAESSYNALWVYPGAPTQFKMSLAYNF; translated from the coding sequence ATGAAGTACTCTTTAATTTATTTAGCCTGTTTAGGCATGAGTGTGCAAACACTTGCGCAAGAGCAAACCGACGAAATAGAAAAAATATCTGTTACTTATAAACAAGCTTACCGTGGCGACATTCCTCAAAAGCAAATGCCGCAGTCTATTGTAAGTGTTAGCAGCGCTGCGCTTGATCAAAAAGGCATAACCGAATTACAAGACGCGCTTGATTTTTCGGCGAGTATTTCGCGCAAAAATAACAGTGGCGCATTATGGGATAGCTTTTCTATTCGTGGCCTTTCGGGTAACGAAAACATGCCATCGGGCTATTTAATTAATGGCTTTAGCGGCGGGCGTGGTTTTAGCGGCCCACGTGATGTATCTAACATTGACTACATAGAAGTACTAAAAGGCCCAGGCTCGGCACTTTATGGGCGCTCGGAGCCCGGCGGTACTGTAAATATTGTGACCAAAAAGCCACAGTTTGATTCTCAAGGTGAACTAAAACTAAGCTTAGGTAGCGACAGTTTTAATCGTATTGAAGGCGATTACACTAACGACATTAGCGATACTACTGCGTTTAGAATAAATGGCGCGTGGCAAGATAGCGACAGCTACCGTGATGAGGTGTACACCAATAAAAAGGTGATTACGCCGTCTGTTTATCATCAAATAAACGCATCGACCAGTGTAACGTATGAGTTTGAATACGTAGATTTAGCTCAGCTATTTGACCGTGGCGTTGTTGTTCTTAATAACGATTTTGACACCGTACCAAGCTCGCGTTATTTAGGTAACCCAAACGATGGCGACACGCAGGTGTATTCGCGCGGTCACCAAATTACACTAAATCACGATATTAACGATGATTGGTCGTTAGTGGCCGGTGCAAACTATCGCAGCTCTACATTAACGGGGTTTTCGTCGGATGCTGAGCTTTCGCCATCGCGCCAATCTTTATTTGACGATGGCCGCACGCTTACCCGCCAGCAGCGCTATCGCGACTACGAAGTAGAAGATTTAAGTGTAAAGTTTGAGCTAAGCGGCAGTGTAGACACAGCAGGTATTACGCATCACTTACTAATAGGTGCCGATGCATATAAATACGATTTACGTACAGCGCTTTCACGCTACCGTGGCGGTAACGGTACATATACTGTTGATATTTTTGAGCCAAATTACGATGTTGAGCGCCCAGAAGTAAGCCTACTTTACGAAAACGACGAAGAGCAAAACGCATACGGTATTTACGTTCAAGACCAAATGGATATTACCGATAAATTTAAGCTATTAGTTGGCCTACGATTTGACAGCGTTGACCAAGACATTTTAGAAACCAACAGCGGCGTTTTTTCAACCAGTTCACAAAGCCAAATAAGCCCACGTGTTGGCCTAGTGTACGAGCTTAATAATGCACTCACCTTATACAGCAGTTACTCAGAAGGCTTTTTACCACTAAGTGGTACTGATGCAAGCGGCGACCCGTTTGGCTTTGAATACAGCGACTCGTTTGAAGTTGGTGCTAAGTTTGAATACTTAGGCGTAAACGGTACAGTGGCATTTTTTGATGCTTCTAAAAGTAATATGTTAGTGGCAGACCCGGTAAACGTTGGTTTTTCGGCGCCTATTGGTAAAGCCGATAGCAAAGGGTTTGAGCTTGATTTAAACACCTATATTACTGATGCAACCGCGTTTAACTTATCGTATGCCTATATAGATGCCACCACAGCAAACGACATTATTAATGCCGATTGGGGCGTACCAATTGAAAAAGGTAGCCCGCTGGTAAATGTACCAAAAAACAACTTAAACCTTACGCTTAGCCATCAAACAGCATTAATGGGCAAAGAGCTTGAGTTTGGGGCAAGTTACCAATACACAAGTAGCCGTTTAGGTGATGCCGCCGATTTAAGTTTTAGGCTACCAAGCTACCAATTAGTAGGCGTGTTTGGCCAAGTTAATTTAACCGAGCAAACCGAACTTAATGTAAGTGTAAATAACATTTTTGATGAAGATTACGCCGAAAGCAGCTACAACGCTTTATGGGTTTACCCAGGTGCGCCAACTCAATTTAAAATGTCGTTAGCTTATAATTTTTAA